In one Gemmatimonadota bacterium genomic region, the following are encoded:
- a CDS encoding Ig-like domain-containing protein has translation MQASDAPFRPDPRALTKRAWVALLVLAVACGGSSDMTGPGPGNGGGGNPAPVASVAVSPTTANLLVGVVDSATLGTVVIAPTVKDASGTVLSGRTITWSSSAPAVATVSSTGAVSAVAPGTASIMASSGGQSGQVSVTVTRPVVDTIAVTPLASTIKVGASETLLVTLLDAQGHALNGGRAIVEFNNSPSIITASGGTITGVAPGTGTISYKSENNTVTVATITVTQ, from the coding sequence ATGCAAGCATCTGATGCACCATTTCGCCCTGATCCGCGCGCACTGACGAAACGTGCGTGGGTCGCGCTCCTTGTCCTTGCCGTCGCATGTGGAGGCAGCAGCGATATGACCGGGCCCGGTCCCGGAAACGGCGGTGGCGGAAATCCAGCCCCAGTGGCGTCGGTAGCAGTAAGTCCAACCACGGCGAATCTTTTGGTTGGCGTTGTTGATAGCGCAACGCTTGGCACAGTTGTGATCGCCCCGACGGTGAAAGACGCGAGCGGTACCGTACTCTCGGGGCGGACCATCACGTGGTCATCGAGTGCACCCGCCGTGGCGACGGTGAGCAGCACGGGCGCAGTCTCTGCCGTAGCGCCGGGCACTGCATCAATAATGGCTAGCAGCGGTGGTCAGAGCGGGCAAGTTTCGGTCACTGTGACTCGCCCCGTTGTCGACACTATCGCAGTTACCCCCCTTGCAAGCACCATAAAGGTCGGCGCATCCGAAACATTACTAGTCACCCTTCTGGATGCCCAGGGGCACGCTCTCAACGGTGGTCGAGCGATCGTCGAGTTCAATAACAGTCCGTCGATCATTACGGCGTCTGGTGGCACGATTACTGGCGTTGCGCCGGGCACCGGGACCATCAGTTACAAGAGCGAGAACAATACTGTGACAGTCGCGACGATCACCGTAACGCAATGA